The following proteins are encoded in a genomic region of Streptomyces sp. NBC_01723:
- a CDS encoding cytochrome b/b6 domain-containing protein produces the protein MSRLPDSPPASARVPRFSPTERWAHRVTAGLMGVCVLTAACLYVPQLAQLVGRRALVVTVHQWAGVALPVPVLAALGSRALRTDLGLLNRFGPHDRRWLLAVLRRDGRRASRPAHKFNAGQKIYAAWVAGATLVMLGTGLMMWFTHLTPLVWRTSATFVHDWLALTLGIVLAGHVGMALADPEARRGMRTGSVTRAWAEREHPLWADELSCGPAPSGTRPAPTGPRPTTTDSSP, from the coding sequence ATGAGCCGACTACCTGACTCCCCTCCCGCCTCCGCCCGCGTGCCGCGGTTCAGCCCCACCGAACGCTGGGCCCACCGCGTGACGGCCGGGCTGATGGGCGTGTGCGTGCTGACCGCGGCCTGCCTGTACGTTCCGCAGCTCGCCCAACTCGTGGGCCGCAGGGCCCTCGTGGTCACCGTGCACCAGTGGGCCGGTGTGGCTCTTCCGGTTCCGGTCCTGGCCGCGCTGGGTTCGCGCGCCCTGCGCACGGACCTTGGTCTGCTGAACCGCTTCGGCCCGCACGACCGGCGCTGGCTGCTCGCCGTCCTGCGCAGGGACGGACGGCGGGCCTCCCGTCCCGCGCACAAGTTCAACGCGGGGCAGAAGATCTACGCGGCCTGGGTGGCGGGCGCGACGCTGGTGATGCTGGGCACCGGGCTGATGATGTGGTTCACCCACCTCACGCCCCTGGTGTGGCGCACCAGTGCCACGTTCGTCCACGACTGGCTGGCCCTGACCCTGGGCATCGTCCTGGCGGGCCACGTCGGGATGGCCCTCGCCGATCCCGAGGCCCGGCGGGGCATGCGAACGGGTTCGGTCACGCGGGCGTGGGCCGAGCGGGAGCATCCACTGTGGGCCGACGAGCTCTCGTGCGGACCCGCTCCCTCGGGCACGCGGCCCGCGCCGACGGGACCGCGACCGACCACCACGGACTCGTCGCCCTAG
- a CDS encoding SAM-dependent methyltransferase: MDLPRIFTIRESSHRIHNPLTAGKLAALGRALRLAPGTHVLDLASGSGELLCTWARDHGITGTGVDISTVFTERARARAAELGVADQVEFVHGDASGHVADEPVGLAACVGATWIGGGVAGTVELLAGSLAPGGLMLIGEPYWRREVPDQETARASHADSKEDFLLLPELIERFGSLGYDVVEMVLADQDSWDRYQAAQWLNMRRWLDRHPDDELAAGIRAELSAEPVRYTRYQREYLGWGVFALMRR, encoded by the coding sequence GTGGATCTTCCACGCATCTTCACCATTCGCGAAAGTAGCCACCGCATCCACAACCCGCTCACCGCCGGCAAGCTCGCGGCGCTGGGCCGTGCGCTGCGGTTGGCACCCGGGACGCATGTGCTCGACCTCGCCAGTGGTTCGGGCGAGTTGCTGTGCACCTGGGCCCGTGACCACGGCATCACCGGCACCGGGGTGGACATCAGCACGGTGTTCACCGAGCGGGCGCGTGCCCGCGCGGCCGAACTGGGTGTCGCGGATCAGGTCGAGTTCGTGCACGGCGACGCGTCGGGGCACGTCGCGGACGAACCGGTCGGGCTCGCGGCGTGCGTCGGCGCGACCTGGATCGGCGGCGGCGTGGCCGGCACGGTCGAACTGCTCGCCGGCAGTCTGGCCCCGGGCGGGCTGATGCTGATCGGCGAACCGTACTGGCGGCGGGAAGTGCCGGACCAGGAGACCGCCCGAGCCAGCCACGCCGACAGCAAGGAGGACTTCCTGCTGTTGCCGGAGCTGATCGAGCGGTTCGGTTCCCTGGGGTACGACGTGGTGGAGATGGTGCTGGCCGACCAGGACAGCTGGGACCGGTACCAGGCCGCGCAGTGGCTCAACATGCGGCGGTGGCTGGACCGCCATCCGGATGACGAGCTGGCGGCCGGGATCCGGGCCGAGCTCTCCGCCGAACCGGTCCGCTACACGCGCTACCAGCGTGAGTACCTCGGTTGGGGCGTCTTCGCGCTGATGCGCCGCTAG
- a CDS encoding VOC family protein: protein MAVTGPDFISLQVRDLERSAAFYEQHLGLKRSAAGPPHAVVFDTKPIAFAVRDIVEGVDLDAIAQPGQGMALWLHAPDAQDIHDALAATGTTIVSAPVDGPFGRTFTFADPDGYQVTLHDRG from the coding sequence ATGGCCGTCACCGGACCCGACTTCATCTCGCTGCAGGTGCGCGACCTGGAGCGCTCTGCCGCCTTCTACGAGCAGCACCTGGGGCTGAAGCGCTCGGCCGCGGGACCGCCGCACGCCGTAGTGTTCGACACCAAGCCGATCGCGTTCGCCGTACGCGACATCGTGGAGGGCGTAGACCTGGACGCGATCGCGCAGCCCGGCCAGGGAATGGCCCTCTGGCTGCACGCACCCGACGCGCAGGACATCCACGACGCCCTCGCCGCCACCGGCACGACGATCGTCTCGGCACCCGTCGACGGGCCGTTCGGCCGCACCTTCACTTTCGCCGACCCCGACGGCTATCAGGTGACCCTCCACGACCGCGGCTGA
- a CDS encoding SDR family oxidoreductase, translating into MRIAVIGGTGLIGSQVVEKLNAAGHAAVPHSLSTGVDVISGQGVAQAVAGADVVVNLTNSPTFDDASPAFFRTSMDNLLTAAREGGVGHFVVLSIVGVDQVPELDYYRAKALQEELLRSGPVPYSIVRATQFMEFMDAVLTWTADDDTVRLPATPIQPIAAKDVAEAVAQVALGAPLNGIRDIGGPEVFALDELGRLTLSHKGDARSVVTDPTAGMFAAVKGDVLTDMNAHLAPTRYADWLS; encoded by the coding sequence ATGAGGATCGCGGTCATCGGCGGTACGGGGCTGATCGGATCACAGGTCGTGGAGAAGCTGAACGCGGCCGGACACGCGGCGGTGCCGCACTCGCTGTCCACCGGCGTGGACGTCATCAGCGGGCAAGGCGTGGCCCAGGCCGTCGCGGGAGCGGACGTCGTCGTCAACCTGACGAACAGCCCGACCTTCGACGACGCCTCGCCGGCCTTCTTCCGGACCTCCATGGACAACCTGCTGACCGCGGCCCGCGAGGGCGGGGTGGGTCACTTCGTCGTCCTCTCCATCGTCGGCGTCGACCAGGTGCCGGAGCTGGACTACTACCGTGCCAAGGCTCTCCAGGAGGAGCTCCTGCGGTCCGGGCCGGTGCCCTACTCGATCGTGCGCGCCACCCAGTTCATGGAGTTCATGGACGCGGTGCTGACCTGGACGGCCGACGACGACACCGTCCGTCTCCCGGCCACGCCCATCCAGCCGATCGCCGCCAAGGACGTGGCCGAGGCGGTCGCACAGGTCGCGCTCGGCGCCCCGCTGAACGGCATCCGCGACATCGGCGGACCCGAGGTCTTCGCCCTCGACGAACTGGGCCGGCTGACCCTCTCCCACAAGGGCGACGCCCGCTCGGTCGTCACCGACCCCACCGCCGGCATGTTCGCGGCCGTCAAGGGCGACGTCCTCACCGACATGAACGCCCACCTGGCACCGACCCGGTACGCCGACTGGCTCTCCTGA
- a CDS encoding cation:proton antiporter: MTLADFLFTVLGAGALAAAVLPRLVARRPLSMPLVFLACGILLQLLPTPLPDIDLARDRVWVEHLTEICVIVSLMGAGLALNRPFGVRRWRATWRLLGITMPLTIAATGLLAWWLLDWPPAAALLLAAVLAPTDPVLASEVRVGAPTDSEHDEDEVRFALTSEAGLNDGLAFPVVMAAIALTAAAGTGLSGGWVGHWLLVDVLYACVVGVLAGLAVGKVLGWLFFRAARQAVRLSEHREGFVALGATFLSYGVTELAHGYGFLAVFVTACRIRAAERDHGYHTVLHDFVEQVERLLTAGLLFLLGVCVAQGALEDLTWRGAAVGLLLLFVTRPLTGWVAQFGTAAGPRERLVTAFFGVRGVGSLFYLAHALGTEGFHVPSGELWAVVAFTVLASVVLHGVTATPAISRLDRLRWLWAQDRSHTGPSPSESDVADERP, translated from the coding sequence GTGACCTTGGCTGACTTCCTCTTCACCGTGCTCGGGGCGGGTGCTCTGGCGGCGGCGGTACTCCCCCGACTGGTGGCCCGGCGGCCGCTGTCCATGCCGCTGGTCTTCCTGGCCTGCGGGATCCTGCTGCAGCTGCTGCCCACCCCGTTGCCGGACATCGACCTGGCGCGCGACCGGGTGTGGGTGGAGCACCTGACCGAGATCTGCGTCATCGTGTCGCTGATGGGCGCGGGCCTCGCGCTCAACCGCCCCTTCGGCGTGCGCCGGTGGCGTGCCACCTGGCGACTGCTCGGCATCACCATGCCGCTCACGATCGCGGCGACGGGGCTCCTGGCCTGGTGGCTGCTGGACTGGCCGCCGGCCGCGGCGCTGTTGCTCGCGGCCGTGCTCGCGCCCACCGACCCGGTGCTCGCCTCCGAGGTGCGGGTGGGGGCGCCCACCGACTCCGAGCACGACGAGGACGAGGTCCGTTTCGCCCTCACCAGCGAGGCGGGCCTCAACGACGGTCTGGCGTTTCCCGTCGTCATGGCGGCGATCGCGCTGACCGCGGCGGCGGGGACCGGTCTTTCCGGCGGCTGGGTGGGTCACTGGCTGCTGGTCGACGTGCTGTACGCCTGTGTGGTCGGCGTGCTGGCCGGCCTGGCGGTGGGCAAGGTGCTCGGCTGGCTCTTCTTCCGTGCCGCCCGGCAGGCAGTGCGGCTGTCCGAGCACCGGGAGGGTTTCGTCGCCCTGGGTGCCACGTTCCTCTCCTATGGCGTCACCGAGCTCGCCCACGGATACGGCTTCCTCGCCGTCTTCGTCACCGCGTGCCGCATCCGCGCCGCCGAGCGCGACCACGGCTACCACACGGTGCTGCACGACTTCGTGGAGCAGGTCGAGCGGTTGCTCACCGCCGGTCTCCTCTTCCTGCTGGGTGTCTGTGTGGCGCAGGGCGCTCTGGAGGACCTGACATGGCGAGGAGCCGCCGTCGGTCTGCTCCTGCTGTTCGTCACCCGGCCCCTGACCGGGTGGGTCGCGCAGTTCGGCACGGCGGCAGGTCCCCGGGAACGCCTGGTCACCGCCTTCTTCGGGGTCCGCGGTGTCGGGTCGCTGTTCTACCTCGCACACGCACTGGGAACGGAAGGCTTTCACGTGCCCTCCGGTGAGCTGTGGGCCGTCGTCGCCTTCACCGTCCTCGCCTCCGTCGTCCTGCACGGAGTCACCGCCACGCCCGCGATCTCCCGCCTCGACCGGCTGCGGTGGCTGTGGGCCCAGGACCGCTCCCACACGGGGCCGTCACCGAGTGAGTCCGACGTGGCCGACGAGCGTCCCTGA
- a CDS encoding PP2C family protein-serine/threonine phosphatase, which produces MSDRTDQEEPGPAAPASLSVLERLALLADTTAQLISNIDVDEALHRVVALIVPRLADWAVIDLVTEAEEVSRHMVVHAEEGKLVRREDLQGPMPPVSEHSPMPLSRALRGVASNLAGPETYQGPPDSGIAVEQRRLFAATGIRTAAIAPIRGPREVVGALTLGRSDASDQDFTADDLTLLEDIARRVGLALENGRHYHRQAQVAETMQRYLLPQLPQLPGIAMTARYLAAPDASHIGGDWYDAFPLPCRDTALVIGDVVGHDLEAAAGMAQLRNMLRAFAWSEDRPPQGIVEELDQALAHITDVRMATMILARLKPDPAGVWHLRWTNAGHPPPLLVDHNGLTRYLDEARGLLLGTSMKQSRTDAHIVLPPDSTLVFYTDGLIESRTHALDTGMENLRRHAASLAHRPLDSFADQLLRRARPADNDDDVALLVLRIPSP; this is translated from the coding sequence ATGTCCGACCGTACGGACCAGGAGGAACCGGGCCCCGCGGCGCCCGCTTCCTTGTCGGTGCTGGAGCGGCTGGCGCTGCTCGCCGACACCACGGCTCAGCTGATCTCCAACATCGATGTCGACGAAGCACTTCATCGCGTAGTCGCCCTGATCGTGCCGCGTCTCGCGGACTGGGCCGTCATCGACCTGGTCACAGAGGCCGAAGAGGTCTCGCGGCACATGGTGGTCCACGCCGAGGAGGGGAAGCTCGTGAGACGCGAGGACCTCCAAGGCCCCATGCCGCCGGTCTCCGAGCACTCACCCATGCCGTTGTCCCGGGCCTTGCGCGGTGTCGCCTCGAACTTGGCCGGGCCGGAGACCTACCAGGGGCCTCCCGACAGCGGCATCGCGGTGGAGCAGCGCAGACTGTTCGCGGCCACCGGGATCAGGACCGCGGCCATCGCTCCCATCCGCGGTCCCCGGGAGGTCGTCGGTGCCCTCACGCTGGGGCGCTCGGACGCAAGCGACCAGGACTTCACCGCGGACGACCTCACCCTGCTCGAGGACATCGCCCGACGCGTAGGCCTGGCTCTGGAGAACGGACGTCACTACCACCGCCAGGCGCAGGTCGCCGAGACCATGCAGCGATACCTGTTGCCCCAGCTCCCGCAGCTGCCGGGTATCGCGATGACGGCGCGCTACCTGGCCGCGCCGGATGCGTCGCACATCGGCGGAGACTGGTACGACGCCTTCCCGCTGCCCTGCCGCGATACGGCACTGGTCATCGGCGACGTGGTCGGACACGACCTCGAGGCCGCGGCCGGCATGGCACAACTGCGCAACATGCTGCGCGCGTTCGCCTGGTCCGAGGACCGGCCGCCGCAGGGCATCGTCGAGGAACTCGACCAGGCCCTGGCTCACATCACCGATGTCCGCATGGCCACCATGATCCTGGCCCGCCTGAAGCCGGATCCCGCCGGGGTGTGGCACCTTCGATGGACCAACGCCGGGCATCCGCCGCCTCTCCTCGTCGACCACAACGGCCTGACCCGGTATCTGGACGAGGCCCGCGGTCTGCTCCTGGGCACCTCGATGAAGCAGTCCCGGACCGACGCCCACATCGTCCTGCCTCCCGATTCCACCCTCGTCTTCTACACCGACGGCCTGATCGAGTCCCGCACCCACGCCCTGGACACCGGGATGGAGAACCTGCGCCGGCATGCGGCCTCCTTGGCCCACCGTCCGCTGGACAGCTTCGCCGACCAGCTACTGCGGCGTGCCCGTCCCGCCGACAACGACGACGACGTGGCGCTCCTCGTCCTGCGCATTCCGTCGCCCTGA
- a CDS encoding MarR family winged helix-turn-helix transcriptional regulator, whose product MSQGEPGIELDTSLGYMLKAASSALHSAMEAVLKPMGMTITHYSCLELLAQRPGLSNSELARGTFVTRQSMNVLLQALERQGLVVRAAQAPVGRALPTELTAAGRRQLAAASAAVRRVEQDMLANLNAADQDQMRRLLRDCIASLSAPPASTD is encoded by the coding sequence ATGAGTCAAGGTGAGCCCGGGATCGAGCTGGACACGTCGTTGGGGTACATGTTGAAAGCGGCCTCGAGCGCCCTGCACTCCGCCATGGAGGCCGTGCTGAAACCGATGGGCATGACGATCACCCACTACTCCTGTCTGGAACTGCTCGCCCAGCGGCCGGGCCTGTCCAATTCCGAGCTTGCGCGCGGCACCTTCGTCACCCGGCAGTCCATGAACGTGCTCCTGCAGGCCCTCGAACGACAGGGACTCGTCGTCCGCGCGGCACAGGCACCCGTGGGCAGGGCCCTGCCCACGGAGCTGACCGCCGCCGGGCGTCGCCAGCTCGCGGCGGCCAGCGCCGCGGTCCGCCGCGTCGAGCAGGACATGCTGGCCAACCTGAACGCGGCCGACCAGGACCAGATGCGGCGCCTGCTCAGGGACTGCATCGCCTCGCTGAGTGCACCGCCCGCCTCGACGGACTGA
- a CDS encoding molybdopterin-dependent oxidoreductase codes for MNPEPPERNGAPVGRRVFLGTLGLGALGVVAAPTLQRGMEAFLGGAAQRDPTGLTDLLPNGGGFRYYSVTSSVPHKDARSYGLTVDGLVDRPTTYSLADLRALPQTRMVRDVQCVTGWRVPSTAFEGVRLSELLDAAGVRGTAGAVRFTCFDGAYSESLTLEQARRADVLVALRMRDEDLGHAHGGPVRLYVAPMYFYKSAKWLSGITLTKNVRPGYWEERGYDVDAWVGRSNGRDDEPTT; via the coding sequence GTGAATCCTGAACCACCCGAGAGGAACGGCGCTCCCGTGGGCCGGCGCGTGTTCCTCGGCACCCTCGGCCTCGGAGCGCTCGGGGTCGTCGCCGCACCCACGCTGCAACGCGGTATGGAGGCGTTCCTGGGCGGCGCCGCCCAACGGGACCCCACCGGCCTGACGGACCTCCTCCCCAACGGCGGCGGCTTCCGCTACTACTCGGTCACCTCCTCCGTACCGCACAAGGACGCCAGGAGCTACGGGCTCACTGTGGACGGCCTGGTCGATCGACCGACGACGTACTCCCTGGCCGATCTCAGGGCGCTGCCCCAGACCCGCATGGTGCGCGACGTCCAGTGCGTCACCGGGTGGCGGGTCCCGAGCACCGCCTTCGAGGGGGTGCGTCTGTCCGAGCTGCTGGATGCCGCGGGGGTACGCGGGACGGCGGGCGCGGTGCGCTTCACCTGCTTCGACGGCGCGTACTCGGAGAGCCTCACCCTGGAACAGGCCCGCCGCGCGGACGTCCTGGTCGCCCTGCGCATGAGGGACGAGGACCTCGGCCACGCGCATGGCGGCCCGGTGCGCCTGTACGTGGCACCCATGTACTTCTACAAGTCCGCCAAGTGGCTCTCCGGAATCACGCTCACGAAGAACGTCCGGCCGGGCTACTGGGAGGAGCGCGGCTACGACGTCGACGCCTGGGTGGGCCGTTCGAACGGACGGGACGATGAGCCGACTACCTGA
- a CDS encoding IS5 family transposase (programmed frameshift), translating into MRRHELSDAEWAFVQPLLPRSERGRRRLDDRTVLNGIVWKFRTGTAWRDVPERYGSWATLHTRFRRWAKDGTFERMLRAAQAKADAAGDIEWLVSVDSTIVRAHQHAAGARKGGLRTPGLGRSRGGLTSKIHLACDAVGRPLAFTVTGGNTNDCTQFTAVMEAIRVPRLGPGRPRVRPGHVIGDKGYSSKAIRTWLRQRNIRHTIPERSDQTRNRLRRGSRGGRPPAFDKQVYKRRNVVERCFNRLKQWRGIATRYDKTAESFRAAVTLASLLMWA; encoded by the exons ATACGTCGCCATGAACTCTCCGATGCCGAATGGGCGTTCGTGCAGCCGCTGCTGCCCCGGTCCGAGCGAGGCCGCAGGCGGCTGGACGACCGGACGGTCCTCAACGGGATCGTGTGGAAGTTCCGGACCGGTACGGCTTGGCGGGACGTGCCCGAGCGGTACGGTTCCTGGGCCACGCTGCACACCCGCTTCCGCCGGTGGGCCAAGGACGGCACCTTCGAGCGGATGCTCCGGGCTGCCCAGGCCAAGGCCGACGCGGCCGGGGACATCGAGTGGCTGGTGTCGGTCGACTCCACGATCGTCCGGGCCCACCAGCACGCGGCCGGAGCGCGAAAAGGGG GGCTCCGGACCCCGGGACTCGGCCGGTCCAGAGGCGGCCTGACCAGCAAGATCCACCTGGCCTGCGACGCTGTGGGCCGACCGCTCGCCTTCACCGTCACCGGCGGCAACACCAACGACTGCACCCAGTTCACCGCCGTGATGGAGGCGATCCGGGTGCCCCGGCTGGGGCCGGGCCGGCCCCGGGTCCGACCCGGCCACGTCATCGGCGACAAGGGCTACAGCTCCAAGGCCATACGCACCTGGCTGCGGCAGCGGAACATCCGGCACACCATCCCGGAACGGTCCGATCAGACCCGCAACCGGCTCCGACGCGGCAGCCGTGGCGGACGCCCGCCGGCCTTCGACAAGCAGGTCTACAAGCGGCGCAACGTCGTCGAACGGTGCTTCAACCGCCTCAAGCAATGGCGCGGCATCGCCACCCGCTACGACAAGACCGCCGAGTCCTTCCGGGCAGCCGTCACCCTCGCATCGCTGCTGATGTGGGCGTGA